From Burkholderia pseudomultivorans, the proteins below share one genomic window:
- a CDS encoding aldehyde dehydrogenase (NADP(+)), translating to MQLTGQLLIGQSGVAGQNGTLHAIAAATGEALEPAFGGASLHDLETACALADEAFDAYRETGPEARAAFLDAIGRNIMALGDALIERCVIETGLPRARIEGERGRTVGQLALFASIVRDGAFVDARIDPARPERKPLPRVDLRLRNVAIGPVAVFGASNFPLAFSVAGGDTASALAAGCPVIVKAHSAHPGTSELVGRAIQQAVRECGLPAGVFSLLFDTSREVGQALVADPRIKAVGFTGSRRGGVALMHVAAARHEPIPVYAEMSSINPVLLLPAALDARHDAIAQQFVASLTLGAGQFCTNPGLVLAVDGPALRAFEATAAEAVRAAAAQTMLTPHIHASYAQGVASLRAHEAVESLAEGAEGGRYQARAALFATSADAFVSRPELRDEVFGPASLIVRCPDADTLHRVLKSLEGQLTIAAHLSDGDAALFATLRPTLERKAGRILVNGFGTGVEVGHAMVHGGPFPATSDTRTTSVGARAIERFLRPVSYQDVPDALLPDAIRDGNPLNVPQRIDGVPAPRKAGRD from the coding sequence AGCGCTCGAACCCGCGTTCGGCGGCGCAAGCCTGCACGACCTCGAAACGGCCTGCGCGCTCGCCGACGAAGCGTTCGACGCGTATCGCGAAACCGGCCCCGAGGCGCGCGCCGCGTTTCTCGACGCGATCGGCCGCAACATCATGGCGCTCGGCGACGCGCTGATCGAGCGCTGTGTCATCGAAACGGGCCTGCCGCGCGCGCGCATCGAAGGCGAGCGCGGCCGCACGGTCGGCCAGCTCGCGCTGTTCGCGTCGATCGTGCGCGACGGCGCTTTCGTCGATGCGCGGATCGATCCGGCCCGCCCCGAGCGCAAGCCGCTGCCGCGCGTCGACCTGCGCCTGCGCAACGTCGCGATCGGCCCGGTCGCCGTGTTCGGCGCGAGCAACTTCCCGCTGGCGTTCTCGGTCGCGGGCGGCGACACCGCATCGGCGCTCGCGGCCGGCTGCCCGGTGATCGTGAAGGCGCATTCCGCGCATCCGGGCACGTCCGAGCTCGTCGGCCGCGCGATCCAGCAGGCCGTGCGCGAATGCGGGCTGCCGGCCGGCGTGTTCTCGCTGCTGTTCGACACGTCGCGCGAGGTCGGCCAGGCGCTCGTCGCCGATCCGCGCATCAAGGCGGTCGGCTTCACGGGCTCGCGCCGCGGCGGCGTCGCGCTGATGCATGTCGCGGCCGCGCGCCACGAGCCGATTCCCGTCTACGCGGAAATGAGCTCGATCAATCCGGTGCTGCTGCTTCCCGCCGCGCTCGACGCGCGCCACGACGCGATCGCGCAGCAGTTCGTCGCATCGCTGACGCTCGGCGCCGGCCAGTTCTGCACGAACCCGGGCCTCGTGCTGGCCGTCGACGGCCCCGCGCTGCGCGCGTTCGAAGCGACGGCCGCCGAAGCCGTGCGCGCCGCCGCCGCGCAGACGATGCTGACGCCGCACATCCACGCGAGCTACGCGCAGGGCGTCGCATCGCTGCGCGCGCACGAGGCGGTCGAATCGCTTGCGGAAGGTGCCGAAGGCGGCCGCTACCAGGCCCGCGCGGCGCTGTTCGCGACCTCGGCCGATGCGTTCGTCTCGCGTCCGGAGCTGCGCGACGAAGTCTTCGGCCCCGCGTCGCTGATCGTGCGCTGCCCGGATGCCGACACGCTGCATCGCGTGCTGAAGTCGCTCGAAGGCCAGCTGACGATCGCCGCGCACCTCTCCGACGGCGATGCGGCGCTGTTCGCCACGCTGCGGCCGACGCTCGAACGCAAGGCCGGGCGCATTCTCGTCAACGGTTTCGGCACCGGTGTCGAGGTCGGCCATGCGATGGTGCACGGCGGCCCGTTCCCGGCGACGTCGGACACGCGCACGACATCGGTCGGCGCGCGCGCGATCGAGCGCTTCCTGCGCCCCGTGTCGTATCAGGACGTGCCCGACGCACTGCTGCCCGACGCGATCCGCGACGGCAATCCGCTGAACGTG